The following proteins are co-located in the Xyrauchen texanus isolate HMW12.3.18 chromosome 43, RBS_HiC_50CHRs, whole genome shotgun sequence genome:
- the LOC127635616 gene encoding ras-related protein Rab-1A-like yields MNPEYDYLFKLLLIGDSGVGKSCILLRFADDTYTESFISTIGVDFKIRTIELDGKTIKLQIWDTAGQERFRTITSSYYRGAHGIIVVYDVTDQESYNNVKQWLKEIDRYASENVNKLLVGNKCDLTTKKVVDYTTAKEFADSLGIPFLESSAKNATNVEQAFMTMTEEIKKRMRPGASGGSEKPDLKIESTPVQQSGSGCC; encoded by the exons ATGAACCCTGAATA TGACTACTTATTCAAGCTTCTTCTAATTGGAGATTCTGGAGTTGGAAAATCCTGCATTCTTTTACGATTTGCA GACGACACCTACACAGAGAGTTTCATCAGCACTATTGGAGTGGATTTCAAGATCCGAACTATTGAGTTGGATGGAAAAACGATTAAACTGCAGATA tGGGATACTGCTGGCCAGGAGAGATTCCGAACCATTACATCCAGTTACTACAGAGGAGCTCACGGGATCATTGTTGTGTATGATGTTACAGACCAG GAGTCCTACAACAACGTAAAACAGTGGCTGAAGGAAATTGACCGCTATGCGAGTGAGAACGTCAACAAACTACTTGTAGGGAATAAGTGTGACCTAACTACAAAAAAAGTTGTGGACTACACCACAGCTAAG GAGTTTGCTGACTCTCTTGGCATCCCTTTCCTTGAGTCGAGTGCTAAAAATGCCACAAACGTGGAGCAGGCCTTCATGACCATGACAGAGGAAATAAAGAAGCGAATGAGACCAGGGGCTTCTGGGGGTTCAGAGAAGCCTGATCTGAAAATCGAGAGCACCCCAGTACAGCAGTCAGGCAGCGGGTGCTGTTAG
- the frmd8 gene encoding FERM domain-containing protein 8, protein MEGDVGDFPTEPSEHSNSQRESVASSLTRAQDLLVYLASDSAVHLTLENLGGVNAQELGRNVREALDIPNSAVDVFAFWFCSPLLELQLKPKHQPYKLCRQWQDLLYRFTEAPAEDISQDEPSLVFKRNVFYPRSKELQIEDEGVLRLLYEEAKMNILEVRYPCDPEHWLTLGALSCAIELGNGLDDQAVTAAIREKKLSSFLPAQVALGGGGFLSTLRGRGGRHTEMEQNLLKEYRSVCSSSQEPTTLLHQYLRICHTLPYYGCAFFMGEIDKPAQGLLHRGGRKSVNVGISLEGVYVMDVKEKHVLLGLKFCELSWEHSYPETEGDSHILWLEFDGEEAGVPVNKLLKIYSKQAELMSGLIEFCVELRSVSESAATGTDGEVTPSQAPSVQAEGSEKTRERRQGKLRRQNSVVCSRVHSLSTINYVDDGKEIKRLKPKRAASFFTRQAQPPTYSAVEVTESLEQG, encoded by the exons ATGGAGGGAGATGTTGGTGACTTCCCCACTGAGCCATCAGAGCACTCTAATTCCCAGCGAGAAAGTGTGGCTTCCTCACTCACCAGAG cCCAGGATTTATTGGTGTACTTGGCGAGTGACAGCGCAGTGCACTTGACTTTGGAGAATCTTGGTGGTGTGAATGCTCAGGAGCTCGGTCGCAATGTCCGGGAGGCCCTCGACATTCCCAACTCTGCTGTAGATGTGTTTGCTTTCTGGTTCTGCTCTCCCTTGCTTG AGCTGCAGTTGAAGCCAAAACATCAGCCCTACAAGCTGTGTCGTCAGTGGCAGGACCTGCTGTACCGCTTCACTGAGGCCCCTGCAGAAGACATTTCTCAAG ATGAGCCAAGTCTTGTGttcaaaagaaatgttttttatccCAGATCAAAAGAACTTCAG atTGAAGATGAAGGAGTGTTAAGGCTGCTTTATGAGGAGGCCAAGATGAATATCTTAGAGGTCCGTTACCCTTGTGACCCTGAACACTGGTTGACGTTGGGAGCGTTGTCATGTGCTATTGAGCTGGGGAATGGGCTAGATGACCAAGCTGTCACAGCAGCAATCAG AGAGAAGAAGTTATCCTCCTTCCTGCCAGCCCAAGTTGCTTTAGGAGGAGGAGGTTTTCTGTCCACCCTGAGAGGGAGGGGAGGGCGGCACACTGAGATGGAGCAAAATCTATTAAAGGAGTATCGTTCAGTTTGCTCCTCCAGCCAGGAGCCCACGACTCTGCTGCACCAGTACCTCAGGATCTGCCACACCCTGCCTTACTACGG ATGTGCTTTCTTCATGGGTGAGATAGACAAGCCAGCCCAGGGCCTCCTTCACAGAGGTGGCCGTAAATCTGTGAATGTGGGCATCAGTCTGGAAGGAGTATATGTCATGGATGTAAAAGAGAAG CATGTCCTACTTGGTCTGAAGTTCTGTGAACTTTCCTGGGAACACAGTTACCCTGAGACAGAGGGTGACTCGCATATACTCTGGCTGGAGTTTGATGGGGAGGAGGCTGGCGTGCCAgtcaataaattattaaagatTTATTCCAAACAG GCTGAGCTGATGAGTGGTCTGATTGAGTTTTGTGTGGAGTTACGCTCTGTCTCTGAGTCAGCAGCTACAGGGACTGACGGTGAAGTCACACCTTCCCAAGCACCTTCAGTTCAGGCGGAAGGCAGCGAGAAAACCCGAGAGAGACGGCAGGGCAAACTGCGCAGACAGAACAGCGTGGTCTGTAGCCGAGTACATTCGCTCAGTACCATTAACTATGTTGATGACG GCAAAGAGATCAAGCGTCTGAAGCCAAAGAGAGCTGCTTCTTTCTTCACACGACAGGCGCAGCCTCCCACTTACTCGGCTGTTGAGGTGACTGAAAGTTTGGAGCAAGGGTGA